TTCGGCGTGGTGGTGTTTGTCGTCGCCGGGCTCGCTGCGATCGTCGCAGGGAATCTGCGAGGATGGCGCTGGGTGAACGCGCTGTGGTTTCGTGTCGCTCATCTGGGTGCCATCGGCGTCGTCGTTGTTCAGTCAATGCTGGGCAGGCTGTGCCCGCTGACGGTGCTGGAATCATGGCTGCGCGAACAAGCCGGCGGTGCGGCCTACAGCCGAAGCTTCATTGAACACTGGGTGCAGCGCGTTCTTTTCTACGAGGCGCCGTTCTGGGTGTTCACGGTGGCGTACTCGGTCTTCGGCCTGCTCGTCCTTGCGACGTGGTGGCGTTTTCCGCCGCGCAGACGATCACCTCATGGCTGAGCGGGCAGCGCCTGATGATGCTTGCGCGCGTGTCGTGATGCAGGCCGTACTCATGACCGGACAAATCCGCACGATGTCTAAGAGCAGCAGCAAGATGATCTCCAGAGCGCGTGAGTCCGGCTCTTCCCGGACATACGTCCGGATCTGCTCGGGAGTTGGCGGCGGCTTGCTGTTTCTGGCGCTCAGGCGAACGCCCGAGTGACAATAAGAAGCGGTGATCAGAGGGGTGCGACGCGCGTCGTGAAGACATCGAACGGAACGGCCGGCGGTGGAGCGCTTGTCCGCCGCCGAACGGGAGAGCCCACACATGATTCTTGAAATCGCACCGCTGCACATCAAGGCCGGGCAGGAGGACGCGTTCGAGGCGGCGTTCCGGCACGCGCAGCGCATCATTTCGTCGATGCCGGGCTATGTGTCGCACGACTTGCAGCGTTGCATCGAGCGGCCCGGCGAGTACATGCTGCTCGTCGTGTGGCAAACGCTGGAAGATCACGAAGTGGGCTTCCGGCAGTCTGCCGAGTACCAGGAATGGAAGGCGCTGCTGCACCACTTCTACGAGCCGTTTCCCGTGGTGTCGCACTATCAGGCGGTGCGAGGCGCGTCGTCGGCGGATACGTCCATCATGGGGCGGGCCTGACAACCGCCCTTCATGTCACACGCCCGGGCTCAGGAGAGGATCATGCCGGCACACGAAAAGATCAACTACGTCGAGTACCCTGCGCGTGATGTGGGTGCGACCAAGCGCTTCTTTCAGGACGCATTCGGGTGGGTGTTCGAGGACTACGGCGCCGACTATGCGGCGTTCTCCGGCCAGGGCCTCGACGGGGGCTTCTTCAGGTCCGATCTGGTGGCAGATACCCGTCAGGGGAGTGCGCTCATCGTCTTCTACAGCGCGGACCTCGAGCGTACGCTCGCCAAGGTGGTCGCTGCGGGCGGCAAGGTCGTGCGTCCGGTGTTCGCGTTTCCGGGTGGTCGCAGGTTCCACTTCACCGAGCCCAGCGGCAACGAGTTTGCGGTCTGGTCGGAGGCTGCGGCATGACGGGTGTCCGCAGGCGACCACCACGCCACCTGAGCCGCCAATGAAGAAGCGCTTCCCTCTGTCCAAGGTCTACAGCCTGCTCGAACCCGGGCCGCTGCTGCTGCTGACCACCGCCCACCGCAACGCCAGCGACGTCATGCCGATGACCTGGTACTCCCTGCTGGCGTTCGAGCCGCCGCAGGTGGCCTGCGTGGTCAGTGCCGGCAATCATTCGCAGGCGCTGCTTCGGGCGTCGAAAGCGTGCGTGCTGAACATTCCGACGGTAGAACTGGCGAAGCAGGTCGTCGGGTGCGGCAACTGCAGCGGCGCCGAAGTCGACAAGTTCGCGAAGTTCGCGCTGTCGTGCAGTGCCGCGGAACAGGTGGCTGCGCCCTTGCTCGATGACTGTTTCGCAAGCCTGGAGTGCCGGGTCGTCGACACAGGTCTGCGGCGGTATGAACAGTTCGTGCTCGAAGTCGTGGCGGCCTGGGTTGACCCGAAGGTCAAGGACCCGCGCACGCTGCATCACCGCGGTTACGGCAAGTTCATGGTCGCCGGCGAAAGCATCAAGCTGCGCTCCAGGATGCGGTGAGCACGTCAGTCCGGCCGCTCGCACGCGTCGCGCCGCCTTTCCTTGTTCCGCATTTCCAAGGCAGTATGAACATTCCCCAGACAGCGCAACCCAGGAGGTCACAATGTCGAGCGTCGGTTATCACGAACCTGTTGAAGAGCTTTCGGACGAAGTGCGCGACATGCATCGCGCGATC
The sequence above is a segment of the Methyloversatilis sp. RAC08 genome. Coding sequences within it:
- a CDS encoding antibiotic biosynthesis monooxygenase family protein — translated: MILEIAPLHIKAGQEDAFEAAFRHAQRIISSMPGYVSHDLQRCIERPGEYMLLVVWQTLEDHEVGFRQSAEYQEWKALLHHFYEPFPVVSHYQAVRGASSADTSIMGRA
- a CDS encoding flavin reductase family protein produces the protein MKKRFPLSKVYSLLEPGPLLLLTTAHRNASDVMPMTWYSLLAFEPPQVACVVSAGNHSQALLRASKACVLNIPTVELAKQVVGCGNCSGAEVDKFAKFALSCSAAEQVAAPLLDDCFASLECRVVDTGLRRYEQFVLEVVAAWVDPKVKDPRTLHHRGYGKFMVAGESIKLRSRMR
- a CDS encoding DUF2784 domain-containing protein, which translates into the protein MHEPLPYRLLADAVLLLHFGVVVFVVAGLAAIVAGNLRGWRWVNALWFRVAHLGAIGVVVVQSMLGRLCPLTVLESWLREQAGGAAYSRSFIEHWVQRVLFYEAPFWVFTVAYSVFGLLVLATWWRFPPRRRSPHG
- a CDS encoding VOC family protein, producing MPAHEKINYVEYPARDVGATKRFFQDAFGWVFEDYGADYAAFSGQGLDGGFFRSDLVADTRQGSALIVFYSADLERTLAKVVAAGGKVVRPVFAFPGGRRFHFTEPSGNEFAVWSEAAA